The Acanthochromis polyacanthus isolate Apoly-LR-REF ecotype Palm Island chromosome 5, KAUST_Apoly_ChrSc, whole genome shotgun sequence genome includes a window with the following:
- the cd8a gene encoding T-cell surface glycoprotein CD8 alpha chain, with translation MDQKWIQILVILMFYQKIASGADLNKAVKEGGSIDIECQPPSTTTHTIMWFRALDNSGMEFIISVSSSGLEKWKRSNYSDIFSKGTQSKQTVKSFKKSRDSGLYGCAALVGSELKFGKITRLFGEETKKDTTEAPLTKPPNNQSATKTTCDCNKNKKPAGAGAEPATPPLLCSILILAPLAGGCGLLLLLLIITAVYCNRIRTRRCPHHYKRKPRVAPEKQMMTNRHV, from the exons atggaccaaaaatggATTCAGATTCTGGTGATTCTGATGTTTTATCAAA AAATTGCTTCAGGAGCTGATTTGAACAAAGCAGTAAAGGAAGGGGGCTCGATTGACATTGAGTGTCAACCTCCGTCGACGACGACGCACACGATCATGTGGTTTCGAGCGCTGGACAATTCTGGCATGGAATTCATCATATCTGTCAGCTCCAGTGGCCTTGAAAAGTGGAAAAGAAGCAACTACTCTGACATATTCTCTAAAGGGACCCAATCCAAACAGACAGTGaagtccttcaaaaaaagtAGAGACAGTGGCCTTTACGGCTGTGCAGCTCTGGTTGGatcagagctgaaatttggaaAAATAACCCGACTGTTTGGAG aagaaacaaagaaagacacGACAGAAGCGCCGCTGACCAAACCGCCAAACAACCAAAGCGCGACTAAAACGACCTGCGATTGTAACAAGAACAAGAAACCCG caggagcaggagcagaacCAGCTACCCCTCCTCTGCTTTGTTCTATCCTCATACTGGCTCCACTGGCTGGGGGCTGtggccttcttcttctgctcctcaTCATCACCGCCGTGTACTGCAATC gaatAAGAACACGGCGATGCCCGCACCATTACAAAAGAAA GCCGCGGGTGGCTCCTGAGAAGCAAATGATGACCAACAGACACGTCTAA